The following proteins are co-located in the Pseudomonas sp. ATCC 13867 genome:
- the lapG gene encoding cysteine protease LapG codes for MLLALATSLAVLAGAQPGEWDFRLIGQRAESLYGPLGEQHSRIDAWQGLLEDARGLPEREQLQAVNRFFNAQLRFTDDIGLWREVDYWATPVEALLKGAGDCEDFAIAKYISLRHLGVPAQKLRITYVKALRLNQAHMVLTYYPRPDAVPLVLDNLIGSLLPASQRTDLQPVYAFNGEGLWLANASGGKQVGDSKRLSRWQDLLKKMKAEGFPLNE; via the coding sequence CTGCTCCTGGCGCTGGCGACGTCGCTCGCCGTGCTGGCCGGCGCGCAGCCGGGCGAGTGGGACTTCCGCCTGATCGGCCAGCGCGCTGAATCGCTCTACGGTCCGCTGGGCGAGCAGCATTCGCGCATCGATGCCTGGCAGGGCCTGCTCGAGGACGCCAGGGGCTTGCCCGAGCGCGAACAATTGCAGGCGGTCAACCGCTTCTTCAACGCGCAGTTGCGCTTCACCGATGACATCGGCCTGTGGCGCGAAGTGGATTACTGGGCGACGCCGGTTGAAGCGCTGCTCAAGGGCGCCGGCGATTGCGAGGACTTCGCCATCGCCAAGTACATCAGCCTGCGGCATCTCGGCGTGCCGGCACAGAAGCTGCGCATCACCTACGTCAAGGCGCTGCGCCTGAACCAGGCGCACATGGTGCTGACGTACTACCCCCGCCCCGATGCCGTGCCACTGGTGTTGGACAACCTGATCGGCAGCTTGCTGCCGGCCAGCCAGCGCACCGACCTGCAGCCGGTGTACGCCTTCAACGGCGAGGGCTTGTGGCTGGCCAACGCCAGCGGCGGCAAGCAGGTCGGCGATAGCAAGCGGTTGTCTCGCTGGCAGGACCTGCTGAAGAAAATGAAAGCCGAAGGCTTTCCCCTGAACGAATGA